Proteins from one Nyctibius grandis isolate bNycGra1 chromosome 2, bNycGra1.pri, whole genome shotgun sequence genomic window:
- the LOC137675559 gene encoding arylsulfatase D-like isoform X1: MIAMLPCNAIAAILFRRYLLMALTSCLFWNTFSLSAAMDSKPNILLFLADDLGIGDIGCYGNNTIRTPNIDRLAREGVKLTQHVAAAPLCTPSRAAFLTGRYPIRSGMASSNRYRALQWNAGSGGLPANETTFARLLQQQGYTTGLIGKWHQGVNCESFNDHCHHPLNHGFDYFYGMPFTLLSNCQENKPPELDVALQAKLWLSSQIITLAVLTLTAGKLTGLISIQWKIIACFTLAGSLFFISWYSSYGFVQYWNCILMRNHDITEQPMRLEATASLMLKEAVSFIKRNRHGPFLLFVSFLHVHTPLFTTGKFLGKSHHGLYGDNVEEMDWMVGKILDSLDKEGLKNHTFTYFASDHGGHLEAQDGSAQLGGWNGIYKGGKGMGGWEGGIRVPGVFRWPGVLPAGAVIDEPTSLLDIYPTVVHLAGGTLPQDRVIDGRNLVPLLQGRAQKSEHEFLFHYCGSYLHAVRWHQKDSGTIWKAHYVTPVFHPPGAGACYGKGICPCFGEGVTHHDPPLLFDLSRDPSEAKPLSADTEPLFDTVIRKIARAIEEHRRTLTPVPQQLSLYNIMWKPWLQPCCGTFPFCWCDKEGDSTLSF, from the exons GAGGTACCTCCTAATGGCACTGACTTCATGTTTATTCTGGAACACGTTTAGCTTGAGTGCAGCTATGGACTCCAAACCCAATATACTTCTGTTTCTGGCTGACGATCTTGGCATTGGAGATATAGGTTGTTATGGGAACAATACCATAAG gACCCCAAACATTGACCGCCTGGCAAGAGAAGGAGTGAAACTTACTCAGCACGTTGCCGCAGCTCCGCTTTGCACTCCAAGCAGAGCAGCTTTCCTCACCGGCAGATACCCCATTAGATCAG GGATGGCATCCAGCAACAGGTACCGAGCGCTGCAGTGGAACGCCGGGTCAGGAGGGCTCCCTGCTAATGAAACGACGTTTGCCagactgctgcagcagcaaggctATACCACTGGACTGATAG GAAAGTGGCATCAAGGTGTAAATTGTGAATCCTTCAATGATCATTGTCATCATCCTCTAAATCATGGGTTTGACTACTTTTATGGTATGCCTTTCACACTTCTAAGCAACtgccaagaaaacaaacctccagagctggatgtagCCCTTCAAGCTAAGCTTTGGCTTTCCAGTCAGATAATTACTCTTGCTGTGCTCACTCTCACTGCTGGAAAACTGACTGGTTTGATTTCCATCCAGTGGAAGATAATTGCCTGTTTTACTTTGGCGGGCagccttttcttcatttcttggtACTCCAGTTACGGGTTTGTGCAGTATTGGAACTGTATCCTCATGAGGAACCACGACATCACTGAGCAGCCGATGAGGTTAGAGGCAACAGCCTCCCTCATGCTGAAGGAGGCAGTGTCATTTATCAAAAG aaacagGCATGGACCattccttctctttgtttcttttttacacGTTCACACTCCCCTCTTTACCACGGGAAAATTTCTTGGGAAGAGCCATCATGGTTTATATGGAGACAATGTAGAAGAAATGGACTGGATGGTGG GCAAAATTCTGGATTCGCTTGACAAAGAAGGTTTGAAAAATCATACGTTCACATACTTTGCCTCTGATCATGGAGGACACTTGGAGGCTCAGGATGGATCTGCCCAGCTAGGTGGCTGGAATGGTATTTATAAAG GTGGAAAAGGCATgggaggctgggaaggaggaatCCGTGTCCCAGGAGTATTTAGGTGGCCAGGGGTGTTACCTGCAGGCGCGGTTATTGATGAACCTACGAGTCTTCTGGATATTTATCCCACAGTTGTTCATCTGGCTGGAGGAACATTGCCACAAGACAG GGTGATTGATGGACGAAACTTGGTACCTTTATTGCAAGGAAGAGCTCAAAAGTCGGAGCACGAATTCCTGTTTCACTATTGTGGGTCCTACTTGCATGCAGTGCGGTGGCACCAAAAGGACA GTGGAACCATCTGGAAGGCTCATTATGTGACCCCTGTCTTTCATCCacctggggctggggcttgTTATGGAAAAGGAATTTGCCCATGTTTTGGGGAAGGTGTGACCCATCATGACCCTCCATTGCTGTTTGATCTCTCGCGAGACCCTTCTGAAGCCAAACCTCTGTCAGCTGATACCGAGCCCCTCTTTGACACTGTAATAAGGAAGATTGCAAGAGCCATAGAAGAGCATCGCAGGACACTGACTCCAGTCCCACAGCAGCTGTCCTTGTACAACATCATGTGGAAGCCATGGCTGCAGCCATGCTGTGGGACCTTCCCATTCTGTTGGTGTGATAAGGAAGGTGACAGCACACTAAGTTTTTGA
- the LOC137675984 gene encoding arylsulfatase D-like isoform X1, whose protein sequence is MVPWLKEHFPDAVCSTGCSRCNSQAIVITTSVSPHQPPPCSCPTHFRSVQHPYTRGVSGDLSCLNIWLILCLFPRTCVSNPSKPNFLLILADDLGIGDVGCYGNDTIRTPNIDGLAKEGVRLTQHIAAAAVCTPSRAAFLTGRYPIRSGMASGTQWQVLFWNGCSGGLPPNETTFARILHQQGYSTALVGKWHMGVNCKSRRDHCHHPLNHGFDYFYGMPFTLLNECQGTDDPELAKSLQDTYWLYTQMIILAVLTLLIGKLANLFSVKWKIIICLAICGLLYFISWFSSYGFTKYWNCILMRNHDITEQPMNLEKTASNMLKEAVSFIERNKHRPFLLFVSLLHVHTPLITTEKFQGRSRHGLYGDNIEEMDWMVGRLLDVVDKEGLKNTTFTYFASDHGGSLEAHRGNAQLGGWNGIYKGGKGMGGWEGGIRVPGIVRWPGVLPAGTVTNELTSLMDIFPTVVHLAGGAVPQDRVIDGHTLLPLLRGTVQHSGHEFMFHYCGVFLHAVRWHQKDSGSIWKAHYATPVFQPEASGACFGRGICPCFGDGVTHHDPPLLFDLSQDPSEANPLSADTEPLFDTVMRRIGVAVEEHHKTLTPVPQQLSPYNNIWKPWLQPCCGVFPFCWCDEENNKADGIV, encoded by the exons ATGGTCCCATGGCTGAAGGAGCACTTTCCAGATGCTGTGTGTAGCACTGGATGCAGTAGATGCAATAGTCAAGCCATTGTCATCACGACCAGCGTGTCTCCACACCAACCACCTCCATGCTCCTGTCCCACTCATTTCAGGAGTGTCCAGCACCCCTATACGAGGGGTGTCTCAGGAGACTT GAGCTGCCTAAACATTTGGCTAATTTTATGCTTGTTTCCAAGAACCTGTGTATCAAATCCTTCAAAACCCAATTTTTTACTGATACTGGCTGATGATCTTGGTATTGGAGATGTGGGTTGCTATGGCAATGATACAATAAG gaCCCCTAACATTGATGGCCTGGCAAAGGAAGGAGTGAGACTTACTCAGCAcattgctgcagctgctgtctgTACTCCAAGCAGAGCAGCTTTCCTGACTGGCAGATACCCCATCAGATCAG GCATGGCATCCGGCACTCAATGGCAGGTTCTCTTTTGGAACGGGTGTTCTGGTGGGCTCCCACCAAATGAAACTACTTTCGCCAGAATACTGCACCAGCAAGGTTATTCTACAGCACTTGTAG GGAAGTGGCATATGGGTGTGAACTGCAAATCCCGCCGTGACCACTGCCACCATCCTTTAAATCATGGCTTTGATTATTTTTACGGCATGCCTTTTACCCTTTTGAATGAGTGTCAAGGCACAGATGACCCTGAACTGGCAAAGTCTTTGCAGGATACATACTGGCTTTACACACAGATGATCATCCTTGCAGTGCTTACTCTTTTGATTGGAAAACTTGCCAATTTATTCTcagtaaaatggaaaataatcatATGTCTGGCCATCTGTGGTCTCCTGTATTTCATCTCCTGGTTCTCCAGCTATGGCTTCACCAAGTACTGGAACTGTATCCTGATGAGAAACCATGATATCACCGAACAACCGATGAATCTAGAAAAAACTGCTTCTAATATGCTGAAGGAGGCAGTTTCATTCATTGAAAG aaacaagcATAGAccgtttcttctctttgtttcccttttacATGTTCACACCCCTCTCATTACCACAGAGAAGTTTCAGGGAAGAAGCAGACATGGCCTATATGGAGATAACATAGAGGAGATGGACTGGATGGTGG GCAGGCTTCTGGATGTTGTTGACAAAGAAGGCTTGAAGAATACCACATTCACTTATTTTGCATCTGACCATGGAGGATCCTTAGAGGCTCACAGAGGAAATGCTCAATTGGGTGGATGGAATGGGATCTATAAAG GTGGAAAAGGAATgggaggctgggaaggagggatCCGTGTCCCAGGAATAGTTAGATGGCCAGGAGTGTTGCCTGCAGGGACGGTTACCAATGAACTGACAAGCCTTATGGACATTTTCCCAACAGTGGTTCACCTGGCTGGAGGGGCAGTGCCTCAGGACAG GGTAATCGATGGGCACAccttgctgcctttgctgcGGGGGACAGTTCAGCACTCTGGGCACGAGTTCATGTTTCACTACTGTGGTGTGTTTCTGCATGCAGTGCGGTGGCACCAAAAGGACA GTGGCTCCATATGGAAAGCTCATTATGCTACTCCAGTATTCCAACCAGAAGCCTCTGGGGCCTGTTTTGGAAGAGGAATTTGCCCATGTTTCGGGGATGGTGTAACCCATCATGACCCTCCACTGCTGTTTGATCTCTCCCAAGACCCTTCTGAGGCAAATCCTTTGTCTGCTGACACTGAGCCCTTGTTTGACACTGTAATGAGAAGAATAGGAGTAGCTGTAGAAGAGCATCACAAGACGCTGACTCCAGTCCCACAGCAGCTGTCTCCTTACAATAATATATGGAAGCCGTGGCTGCAGCCATGCTGTGGCGTGTTCCCATTCTGTTGGTGTGATgaggaaaacaacaaagcagATGGCATAGTTTAA
- the LOC137675559 gene encoding arylsulfatase D-like isoform X3 produces MIAMLPCNAIAAILFSLSAAMDSKPNILLFLADDLGIGDIGCYGNNTIRTPNIDRLAREGVKLTQHVAAAPLCTPSRAAFLTGRYPIRSGMASSNRYRALQWNAGSGGLPANETTFARLLQQQGYTTGLIGKWHQGVNCESFNDHCHHPLNHGFDYFYGMPFTLLSNCQENKPPELDVALQAKLWLSSQIITLAVLTLTAGKLTGLISIQWKIIACFTLAGSLFFISWYSSYGFVQYWNCILMRNHDITEQPMRLEATASLMLKEAVSFIKRNRHGPFLLFVSFLHVHTPLFTTGKFLGKSHHGLYGDNVEEMDWMVGKILDSLDKEGLKNHTFTYFASDHGGHLEAQDGSAQLGGWNGIYKGGKGMGGWEGGIRVPGVFRWPGVLPAGAVIDEPTSLLDIYPTVVHLAGGTLPQDRVIDGRNLVPLLQGRAQKSEHEFLFHYCGSYLHAVRWHQKDSGTIWKAHYVTPVFHPPGAGACYGKGICPCFGEGVTHHDPPLLFDLSRDPSEAKPLSADTEPLFDTVIRKIARAIEEHRRTLTPVPQQLSLYNIMWKPWLQPCCGTFPFCWCDKEGDSTLSF; encoded by the exons CTTGAGTGCAGCTATGGACTCCAAACCCAATATACTTCTGTTTCTGGCTGACGATCTTGGCATTGGAGATATAGGTTGTTATGGGAACAATACCATAAG gACCCCAAACATTGACCGCCTGGCAAGAGAAGGAGTGAAACTTACTCAGCACGTTGCCGCAGCTCCGCTTTGCACTCCAAGCAGAGCAGCTTTCCTCACCGGCAGATACCCCATTAGATCAG GGATGGCATCCAGCAACAGGTACCGAGCGCTGCAGTGGAACGCCGGGTCAGGAGGGCTCCCTGCTAATGAAACGACGTTTGCCagactgctgcagcagcaaggctATACCACTGGACTGATAG GAAAGTGGCATCAAGGTGTAAATTGTGAATCCTTCAATGATCATTGTCATCATCCTCTAAATCATGGGTTTGACTACTTTTATGGTATGCCTTTCACACTTCTAAGCAACtgccaagaaaacaaacctccagagctggatgtagCCCTTCAAGCTAAGCTTTGGCTTTCCAGTCAGATAATTACTCTTGCTGTGCTCACTCTCACTGCTGGAAAACTGACTGGTTTGATTTCCATCCAGTGGAAGATAATTGCCTGTTTTACTTTGGCGGGCagccttttcttcatttcttggtACTCCAGTTACGGGTTTGTGCAGTATTGGAACTGTATCCTCATGAGGAACCACGACATCACTGAGCAGCCGATGAGGTTAGAGGCAACAGCCTCCCTCATGCTGAAGGAGGCAGTGTCATTTATCAAAAG aaacagGCATGGACCattccttctctttgtttcttttttacacGTTCACACTCCCCTCTTTACCACGGGAAAATTTCTTGGGAAGAGCCATCATGGTTTATATGGAGACAATGTAGAAGAAATGGACTGGATGGTGG GCAAAATTCTGGATTCGCTTGACAAAGAAGGTTTGAAAAATCATACGTTCACATACTTTGCCTCTGATCATGGAGGACACTTGGAGGCTCAGGATGGATCTGCCCAGCTAGGTGGCTGGAATGGTATTTATAAAG GTGGAAAAGGCATgggaggctgggaaggaggaatCCGTGTCCCAGGAGTATTTAGGTGGCCAGGGGTGTTACCTGCAGGCGCGGTTATTGATGAACCTACGAGTCTTCTGGATATTTATCCCACAGTTGTTCATCTGGCTGGAGGAACATTGCCACAAGACAG GGTGATTGATGGACGAAACTTGGTACCTTTATTGCAAGGAAGAGCTCAAAAGTCGGAGCACGAATTCCTGTTTCACTATTGTGGGTCCTACTTGCATGCAGTGCGGTGGCACCAAAAGGACA GTGGAACCATCTGGAAGGCTCATTATGTGACCCCTGTCTTTCATCCacctggggctggggcttgTTATGGAAAAGGAATTTGCCCATGTTTTGGGGAAGGTGTGACCCATCATGACCCTCCATTGCTGTTTGATCTCTCGCGAGACCCTTCTGAAGCCAAACCTCTGTCAGCTGATACCGAGCCCCTCTTTGACACTGTAATAAGGAAGATTGCAAGAGCCATAGAAGAGCATCGCAGGACACTGACTCCAGTCCCACAGCAGCTGTCCTTGTACAACATCATGTGGAAGCCATGGCTGCAGCCATGCTGTGGGACCTTCCCATTCTGTTGGTGTGATAAGGAAGGTGACAGCACACTAAGTTTTTGA
- the LOC137675559 gene encoding arylsulfatase D-like isoform X2 — protein sequence MERYLLMALTSCLFWNTFSLSAAMDSKPNILLFLADDLGIGDIGCYGNNTIRTPNIDRLAREGVKLTQHVAAAPLCTPSRAAFLTGRYPIRSGMASSNRYRALQWNAGSGGLPANETTFARLLQQQGYTTGLIGKWHQGVNCESFNDHCHHPLNHGFDYFYGMPFTLLSNCQENKPPELDVALQAKLWLSSQIITLAVLTLTAGKLTGLISIQWKIIACFTLAGSLFFISWYSSYGFVQYWNCILMRNHDITEQPMRLEATASLMLKEAVSFIKRNRHGPFLLFVSFLHVHTPLFTTGKFLGKSHHGLYGDNVEEMDWMVGKILDSLDKEGLKNHTFTYFASDHGGHLEAQDGSAQLGGWNGIYKGGKGMGGWEGGIRVPGVFRWPGVLPAGAVIDEPTSLLDIYPTVVHLAGGTLPQDRVIDGRNLVPLLQGRAQKSEHEFLFHYCGSYLHAVRWHQKDSGTIWKAHYVTPVFHPPGAGACYGKGICPCFGEGVTHHDPPLLFDLSRDPSEAKPLSADTEPLFDTVIRKIARAIEEHRRTLTPVPQQLSLYNIMWKPWLQPCCGTFPFCWCDKEGDSTLSF from the exons GAGGTACCTCCTAATGGCACTGACTTCATGTTTATTCTGGAACACGTTTAGCTTGAGTGCAGCTATGGACTCCAAACCCAATATACTTCTGTTTCTGGCTGACGATCTTGGCATTGGAGATATAGGTTGTTATGGGAACAATACCATAAG gACCCCAAACATTGACCGCCTGGCAAGAGAAGGAGTGAAACTTACTCAGCACGTTGCCGCAGCTCCGCTTTGCACTCCAAGCAGAGCAGCTTTCCTCACCGGCAGATACCCCATTAGATCAG GGATGGCATCCAGCAACAGGTACCGAGCGCTGCAGTGGAACGCCGGGTCAGGAGGGCTCCCTGCTAATGAAACGACGTTTGCCagactgctgcagcagcaaggctATACCACTGGACTGATAG GAAAGTGGCATCAAGGTGTAAATTGTGAATCCTTCAATGATCATTGTCATCATCCTCTAAATCATGGGTTTGACTACTTTTATGGTATGCCTTTCACACTTCTAAGCAACtgccaagaaaacaaacctccagagctggatgtagCCCTTCAAGCTAAGCTTTGGCTTTCCAGTCAGATAATTACTCTTGCTGTGCTCACTCTCACTGCTGGAAAACTGACTGGTTTGATTTCCATCCAGTGGAAGATAATTGCCTGTTTTACTTTGGCGGGCagccttttcttcatttcttggtACTCCAGTTACGGGTTTGTGCAGTATTGGAACTGTATCCTCATGAGGAACCACGACATCACTGAGCAGCCGATGAGGTTAGAGGCAACAGCCTCCCTCATGCTGAAGGAGGCAGTGTCATTTATCAAAAG aaacagGCATGGACCattccttctctttgtttcttttttacacGTTCACACTCCCCTCTTTACCACGGGAAAATTTCTTGGGAAGAGCCATCATGGTTTATATGGAGACAATGTAGAAGAAATGGACTGGATGGTGG GCAAAATTCTGGATTCGCTTGACAAAGAAGGTTTGAAAAATCATACGTTCACATACTTTGCCTCTGATCATGGAGGACACTTGGAGGCTCAGGATGGATCTGCCCAGCTAGGTGGCTGGAATGGTATTTATAAAG GTGGAAAAGGCATgggaggctgggaaggaggaatCCGTGTCCCAGGAGTATTTAGGTGGCCAGGGGTGTTACCTGCAGGCGCGGTTATTGATGAACCTACGAGTCTTCTGGATATTTATCCCACAGTTGTTCATCTGGCTGGAGGAACATTGCCACAAGACAG GGTGATTGATGGACGAAACTTGGTACCTTTATTGCAAGGAAGAGCTCAAAAGTCGGAGCACGAATTCCTGTTTCACTATTGTGGGTCCTACTTGCATGCAGTGCGGTGGCACCAAAAGGACA GTGGAACCATCTGGAAGGCTCATTATGTGACCCCTGTCTTTCATCCacctggggctggggcttgTTATGGAAAAGGAATTTGCCCATGTTTTGGGGAAGGTGTGACCCATCATGACCCTCCATTGCTGTTTGATCTCTCGCGAGACCCTTCTGAAGCCAAACCTCTGTCAGCTGATACCGAGCCCCTCTTTGACACTGTAATAAGGAAGATTGCAAGAGCCATAGAAGAGCATCGCAGGACACTGACTCCAGTCCCACAGCAGCTGTCCTTGTACAACATCATGTGGAAGCCATGGCTGCAGCCATGCTGTGGGACCTTCCCATTCTGTTGGTGTGATAAGGAAGGTGACAGCACACTAAGTTTTTGA
- the LOC137675984 gene encoding arylsulfatase D-like isoform X2 — protein MYLFHTWGSHKVYQGKQWSCLNIWLILCLFPRTCVSNPSKPNFLLILADDLGIGDVGCYGNDTIRTPNIDGLAKEGVRLTQHIAAAAVCTPSRAAFLTGRYPIRSGMASGTQWQVLFWNGCSGGLPPNETTFARILHQQGYSTALVGKWHMGVNCKSRRDHCHHPLNHGFDYFYGMPFTLLNECQGTDDPELAKSLQDTYWLYTQMIILAVLTLLIGKLANLFSVKWKIIICLAICGLLYFISWFSSYGFTKYWNCILMRNHDITEQPMNLEKTASNMLKEAVSFIERNKHRPFLLFVSLLHVHTPLITTEKFQGRSRHGLYGDNIEEMDWMVGRLLDVVDKEGLKNTTFTYFASDHGGSLEAHRGNAQLGGWNGIYKGGKGMGGWEGGIRVPGIVRWPGVLPAGTVTNELTSLMDIFPTVVHLAGGAVPQDRVIDGHTLLPLLRGTVQHSGHEFMFHYCGVFLHAVRWHQKDSGSIWKAHYATPVFQPEASGACFGRGICPCFGDGVTHHDPPLLFDLSQDPSEANPLSADTEPLFDTVMRRIGVAVEEHHKTLTPVPQQLSPYNNIWKPWLQPCCGVFPFCWCDEENNKADGIV, from the exons ATGTACCTGTTTCATACATGGGGAAGCCACAAAGTTTACCAGGGAAAACAATG GAGCTGCCTAAACATTTGGCTAATTTTATGCTTGTTTCCAAGAACCTGTGTATCAAATCCTTCAAAACCCAATTTTTTACTGATACTGGCTGATGATCTTGGTATTGGAGATGTGGGTTGCTATGGCAATGATACAATAAG gaCCCCTAACATTGATGGCCTGGCAAAGGAAGGAGTGAGACTTACTCAGCAcattgctgcagctgctgtctgTACTCCAAGCAGAGCAGCTTTCCTGACTGGCAGATACCCCATCAGATCAG GCATGGCATCCGGCACTCAATGGCAGGTTCTCTTTTGGAACGGGTGTTCTGGTGGGCTCCCACCAAATGAAACTACTTTCGCCAGAATACTGCACCAGCAAGGTTATTCTACAGCACTTGTAG GGAAGTGGCATATGGGTGTGAACTGCAAATCCCGCCGTGACCACTGCCACCATCCTTTAAATCATGGCTTTGATTATTTTTACGGCATGCCTTTTACCCTTTTGAATGAGTGTCAAGGCACAGATGACCCTGAACTGGCAAAGTCTTTGCAGGATACATACTGGCTTTACACACAGATGATCATCCTTGCAGTGCTTACTCTTTTGATTGGAAAACTTGCCAATTTATTCTcagtaaaatggaaaataatcatATGTCTGGCCATCTGTGGTCTCCTGTATTTCATCTCCTGGTTCTCCAGCTATGGCTTCACCAAGTACTGGAACTGTATCCTGATGAGAAACCATGATATCACCGAACAACCGATGAATCTAGAAAAAACTGCTTCTAATATGCTGAAGGAGGCAGTTTCATTCATTGAAAG aaacaagcATAGAccgtttcttctctttgtttcccttttacATGTTCACACCCCTCTCATTACCACAGAGAAGTTTCAGGGAAGAAGCAGACATGGCCTATATGGAGATAACATAGAGGAGATGGACTGGATGGTGG GCAGGCTTCTGGATGTTGTTGACAAAGAAGGCTTGAAGAATACCACATTCACTTATTTTGCATCTGACCATGGAGGATCCTTAGAGGCTCACAGAGGAAATGCTCAATTGGGTGGATGGAATGGGATCTATAAAG GTGGAAAAGGAATgggaggctgggaaggagggatCCGTGTCCCAGGAATAGTTAGATGGCCAGGAGTGTTGCCTGCAGGGACGGTTACCAATGAACTGACAAGCCTTATGGACATTTTCCCAACAGTGGTTCACCTGGCTGGAGGGGCAGTGCCTCAGGACAG GGTAATCGATGGGCACAccttgctgcctttgctgcGGGGGACAGTTCAGCACTCTGGGCACGAGTTCATGTTTCACTACTGTGGTGTGTTTCTGCATGCAGTGCGGTGGCACCAAAAGGACA GTGGCTCCATATGGAAAGCTCATTATGCTACTCCAGTATTCCAACCAGAAGCCTCTGGGGCCTGTTTTGGAAGAGGAATTTGCCCATGTTTCGGGGATGGTGTAACCCATCATGACCCTCCACTGCTGTTTGATCTCTCCCAAGACCCTTCTGAGGCAAATCCTTTGTCTGCTGACACTGAGCCCTTGTTTGACACTGTAATGAGAAGAATAGGAGTAGCTGTAGAAGAGCATCACAAGACGCTGACTCCAGTCCCACAGCAGCTGTCTCCTTACAATAATATATGGAAGCCGTGGCTGCAGCCATGCTGTGGCGTGTTCCCATTCTGTTGGTGTGATgaggaaaacaacaaagcagATGGCATAGTTTAA